In a genomic window of Gossypium arboreum isolate Shixiya-1 chromosome 9, ASM2569848v2, whole genome shotgun sequence:
- the LOC108454462 gene encoding rho GTPase-activating protein 5-like, producing the protein MTEVLHFPSPQSTNTSSPSSSSEPALSCGPQTSLACTHDRDGFVNETSCGGDPEGEVKERQKEDTDQLPLLALLVTLFRKSLVACKSTDRRELCAMEIGSPTNVRHVAHVTFDRFNGFLGLPVEFEPEVPRRAPSASATVFGVSTESMQLSYDSRGNSVPTILLLMQRRLYAQGGLQAEGIFRINAENSQEEYVREQLNGGVVPEGIDVHCLAGLIKAWFRELPTGVLDSLSSEQVMQCQTEEQCAELARLLPPTESALLDWAINLMADIVQQEHLNKMNARNIAMVFAPNMTQMADPLTALMYAVQVMNFLKTLILRTLREREDSVIEPTPALHLEPFDENGDQTASFSCIQDTEKDNEEKELAFLAEEPLNESFRNYSQNNEMPNTEDHSPIPTIKKQTTDAADHSDDISAEVETSITETDAIVANHLKPGAPVNAGMNNNVGQSSNSSLKESNKIRGLQSILQITNSVEKTKVISNLSRVDSRIERIEAWR; encoded by the exons ATGACCGAGGTGCTCCATTTTCCTTCACCTCAAAGCACTAATACTTCCTCTCCTTCCTCTTCTTCCGAGCCTGCCTTGTCGTGTGGTCCCCAAACATCCTTAGCCTGCACTCATGACAGAGATGGGTTTGTTAATGAAACAAGCTGTGGTGGTGACCCAGAGGGAGAGGTGAAGGAAAGACAGAAAGAGGACACAGATCAGTTGCCTTTGTTGGCTTTGCTTGTCACCCTTTTTAGGAAATCTTTAGTCGCTTGTAAGAGTACTGATAGAAGGGAGCTTTGTGCTATGGAGATCGGTTCGCCAACCAATGTCCGCCACGTTGCACATGTTACCTTCGATAGGTTCAATGGCTTCTTGGGTTTGCCTGTCGAGTTTGAGCCTGAAGTCCCCAGGAGAGCTCCTAGTGCAAG CGCAACTGTCTTTGGAGTTTCCACAGAATCCATGCAGTTATCCTATGACTCCAGGGGTAACAGTGTGCCAACAATACTCCTGCTAATGCAAAGGCGTTTGTATGCTCAAGGAGGCTTGCAG GCAGAAGGAATATTCAGAATAAATGCTGAAAACAGCCAGGAAGAGTATGTTAGAGAACAGTTAAACGGCGGAGTTGTTCCTGAAGGGATTGACGTACATTGTTTGGCAGGACTAATCAAG GCTTGGTTCAGAGAACTTCCCACTGGAGTTTTGGATTCATTATCTTCGGAGCAAGTAATGCAATGCCAGACTGAAGAGCAGTGTGCTGAGCTCGCAAGACTTCTACCCCCAACAGAATCTGCTCTACTGGATTGGGCTATCAATCTCATGGCTGATATTGTTCAGCAAGAACATCTAAACAAGATGAATGCACGTAATATCGCTATGGTTTTTGCTCCAAACATGACTCAG ATGGCAGATCCTTTGACTGCATTGATGTATGCAGTCCAAGTGATGAACTTCCTCAAGACACTTATCTTAAGGACCCTGCGGGAAAGAGAGGATTCAGTGATAGAACCAACTCCGGCACTCCATCTGGAACCTTTCGATGAGAATGGAGATCAAACCGCTTCATTCTCCTGCATTCAAGATACTGAAAAGGATAATGAAGAGAAAGAGCTGGCCTTTCTTGCTGAAGAACCTTTAAATGAAAGTTTCAGGAATTACAGTCAAAACAACGAGATGCCAAATACCGAAGATCACAGTCCGATACCAACCATCAAGAAGCAAACCACTGACGCTGCTGATCATTCTGATGACATTTCAGCTGAGGTTGAAACTTCCATCACTGAAACAGATGCCATTGTAGCTAACCACCTGAAACCTGGAGCTCCAGTGAATGCTGGAATGAACAATAATGTTGGTCAATCAAGTAATTCAAGTCTCAAAGAATCCAACAAAATTAGGGGCCTGCAATCGATACTTCAGATTACAAACAGTGTTGAGAAGACCAAAGTAATAAGCAATTTGAGCCGTGTAGATTCAAGGATAGAACGTATTGAGGCATGGCGTTGA
- the LOC108456324 gene encoding uncharacterized protein LOC108456324 has translation MAACRSLQHIFEHTLQPESPTLLGTLSSCKQIMPAAAAIRPTEQSSVAEIFGELHFKENSELPFPSAILKHSREGENTRSSSTPKTMGHKKSYSLNTESLQLCTEGMDLESCGEMKQERQSSKGEIDTGSSIIDKRQGELRMIRSRRSKSIGEFPPPIPSIGNCGKPWVSFKSYRQDGRFVLKQVRIPTQEMLHACREDGRLKLQFMQQSDESMQQQGFEEEGLLINDVIGEAKEQCQAS, from the coding sequence ATGGCTGCCTGTAGAAGCCTTCAGCACATATTTGAACACACATTACAACCAGAAAGCCCAACACTGCTTGGAACCCTCTCTTCCTGTAAACAAATCATGCCTGCAGCTGCTGCTATTCGACCTACTGAGCAATCTTCAGTCGCTGAAATCTTTGGTGAACTCCATTTCAAAGAAAACTCTGAATTACCCTTTCCTTCCGCAATATTGAAGCACTCCAGGGAGGGTGAAAACACTAGAAGCTCAAGCACCCCAAAGACCATGGGCCATAAAAAGAGCTACTCATTAAACACTGAGAGCCTGCAACTGTGCACTGAAGGAATGGATTTGGAGAGCTGTGGTGAGATGAAACAAGAGCGGCAAAGCAGCAAAGGGGAGATAGATACAGGAAGCAGCATAATAGATAAAAGGCAGGGAGAACTGAGGATGATTAGGTCAAGAAGATCAAAAAGTATAGGAGAATTTCCACCACCCATTCCTAGTATTGGGAACTGTGGAAAGCCTTGGGTATCATTCAAATCATACAGGCAAGATGGCAGGTTTGTGCTGAAACAGGTGAGAATTCCTACACAAGAAATGTTACATGCATGTAGGGAAGATGGGCGGTTGAAGCTGCAGTTTATGCAGCAAAGTGATGAATCTATGCAACAACAAGGATTTGAGGAAGAAGGATTATTAATCAATGATGTAATTGGTGAAGCTAAAGAGCAATGCCAAGCCTCCTAA